The DNA region GGCAAATTATCTTTCTTCACAAAGAAACCCTTGAAAGTAATGCAGCACTCAGTCTAAACTGAAGATTTCTGAACACCAATCAATGACAAGCCTGCACAGAAATCAACTTAAATTCTATCATTGAATCTTTTTTTCACTTGCAgatttccaatttttttaattcttcactTACAACTTGGTCCTTTTTGTTGCAAACCATTTACTCACAGTTGGCACTGATTTGCAACGCTAACATCCTCTTTAGGGCGGAGCAACGTGTCAGCTTGGGAAAACCCTGCACACCTGTGCAGTAGTGTTTCCTAATTCCCAAACTAAGGTTTGCATCACATTTCTCAGATTTACCTTTTTGCTGAGTACATAATACATTAACTTTAGATACTGAGGACTGCAGTCGTACTTGCAAAAATTGTCACCAAGTTGTGTTAGGAGactggtggcctagtggttagaGAGCAGGGCTAAAAGAGTTGTTGTAGAACCAGTAGGGCAAGGTTCAAAATGTACTTAAGCTGCATTTTTGTGAGTCATAATTATTTTCAAGAGCCACAAAACTTCCCAACAGACACCAAAACCCAATGTATCACAATTTCAGTGATGAAGATACAGCTGCCTGTGATCATAAACCTGACCAGGAAGTGGTTTTGTGTGCACATGAAGCTCAAGTGGTACGATGCCTCATGAGGCTTCATCTCACCATCACTAACTACCATTCATCTGTCTATTATCATTGTTCTGGTTACTGATTTCATCATTCTTGTTCACCCTCTTCAATAACCACGTTACAGGACAAACAACTTCCACTGTGCAGGTTAAGGCCTACCAGCATaagtgtttgtttgcttgttagCCAGCTTACTCACCACCATATTGCCAGCAGCACTTTCAGGTTTAAGGAAACCAGAGGGACTAGACCAAGTCGTGTAAATAGgggtgttttgtgtaatttttgtttgttatagatTTTGAAAACATTGGAGGAGAATGAATTTACATACTTTCAAGTCTGTCACCTTCACAAATCcgagtactactcatactggaAAAATTGATACCaggactagggctgggcgatctGGACAAAAACTTGTATCTCGAaatgttttctcaaaatggcgatatacagtGTAccatcttgatatttttaactaagATAAATTCTGACCAGAAAGCCATTCTGGGTTAAGTTGGCtgttgcaaaatgccacacaggcacatttattaacaaacagctgcacaatatgacacttttggctttttctcctacaaGGGACCGAATGTGAGAGTGAGTTCTGTCATGTGGCTTGTTAAGagaaaggtctgggttagggcACACTCAGAAGTCCATCTAACTGCATgctgtattttattacaaaataatctataaaatatatactgtatattaatataGCCATATTggaattttctatattgccaaaacagaaaacttgttatcagaatcagaatcagaagtactttattcatcccaggATGAAATTACTTGCTTTACAGctgctcaagaaatattacatataaaaatactcaaatactcACTAAACatagaaagagaaagaaaaacatacataattaattcaattcaattcaactttatttatatgtagTTTTTCTACTAAATATCTTAGTTTTTAGTTGCTATAtttctttttaggtttagggctttggtTCCTAGTGGTTAGCTTAACACTATTATATGGTATACGCTTTAACAAATAAGTACGTTTTGAGTTtggccttaaaggtggagagggtagcagcctcccgtactaagactggcagctggttccaaaggcgaggagcctggtagctaaacgctctgcctcctgttctacttctagacactttaggaacttccagtagaccagcaaactgagaacaGAGAGTTCTGCCTGGATGATAggacactaacaggtctctaagatcTACAGGagttgatcatgtagagctttgtatgctaaaaggaggattttaaactctattctagattttacaggaagccaatgaagggaagcctatactggagaaatatgctctctcctgttagtacctgttcgtattctagctgcagcattctggattaactggagactttttagtgagtcacTGGGATATCCTGATAGtaaagagttacaataatctagtctagatgtaacaaatgcatgtatTCATTTtccagcatcactctgggccaagatatccctgattttagagatattatggaggcggaagaaggctgtccttgtgatttacttaatatgagagttaaaggataagtcagtattaAAGATAACATCTAAGTTTTtcactgtggtgctgggtgacagagtaatgccatccagagacactatttgcacTGATATtttctctctgaggtgttttggaccaaataaaatcacagaaggagaaagttacagctcatccaggatgtgatgtcttctttaagacaagcctggagttttaataactgatgagtttcatctgattccattgagagataaagctgtgtatcatccgcatagcaatggaaatgtatattatgttctctgatattGTTACCTaatggaagcatatataatgtaaagagtattggtcccagaactgaaccttgtggaactccatgattaactctagCTTGTGCTGAGGAGAGATTAGTgacatgaacaaagtggtttCTGTCTGAtaagtaggatttaaaccaaccttgCGCTGTTTCTTTTAATCCCAAATACACTGAAATGTGAAATTATGGAGTTCGCAGCAGGATTGTAAGAAGTTGTGCTATTGTGTTATTGGTAGGTTCACAAATCCGAGTACTACtcattctggaaaaaaaatgtatcaggaCATTccttattaatttatttaaacacacaaataggAAATTTGCTCTCGTTTTTCACTATACAGTTTCCAAAAATGTGCTTAGCAATCTTTATTTCTTAATAAGTCAACCAAACAGACTACAAATTAGAACAAAAAATATGAGATACAAAGGGAAACAGAATATGTTCGAAACTGCTTTTAATTatctagaacagtggttctcaaacttttttggcacaaatgccccctttctcttatttctgaatccaagtgtCTGCCTGccacattttactcagaattatgtgaaaaaaaacaacaatagagcataatgatggaatgaatgagtgataacacacattttataatgtcattttgtaaataagtggaaagaaacactatacagtggctcctgaatagattatttatttattttttttctagactgatccttgtattttcagtttcagttcatgttctaatcattttgtgtattgtgttgttgtttgtcgttttttttttttttttttttttaataattcagtacaactttctcttattttgtgtgtttttgttgttgtttttgtgtgttggtattatttaaattattccatcaGTGTGAAGTATGTGTTTTGGTTGTTTCGtcgtttcttatgtcattttgtttgtttttttgttatttttgtgtattttgtagcgatcttgtgtgtttttctctcatttagagtgtctctgttgttgttttgtgtgttgctggtaatagtaagtgtttttctctctctcatttttttattatcaatatattttgtcttgttttgtgtgtttttctgtcattttgtgagttgcttggtaatatttagtatgattaatcatttttaactaaataataaacattataaaccccgatattttaatgcttttgttttttaattatcctctctcaagtaccccctgtagtgccatttgAGAAATACTGCTCTAGAAtactcatttttaaatgttagttTCAATTCTTGTAATacaaattgcaggattttgaaggTGTATACACATGTTTTGAGTAATACAGTGCTGAATTGTTAAcacactattaatattattaaaatactttttttttttcttttaaatattgattttcACATCGTATTTAGAATTCATCAATCCTGTTATAAATCTACGTATTTGTTCATGACCCGCTAAAATCTTTTCACTAAAGTCATGCAGTCCTGTCCCATCTTTCTGCTTGGTATGGTGAATATGTAAATCTGGAGATGTGACCTGATTAAATTAATGTTCATGCATGATAAACTGTTTTTACTGGGTGTTTTGATATTAAATGTGACGCATTCCTTCCTGTCTCATGCATTTCTTATTATAGCTGTAGGCGgatgggaacatttttaaatgttttctgtacgTTACAgtctttgtgtttaaattccAATTCCTTGAAGTCCGAGCACAAAGTTGATTCATTTAGCTTCATCATCCAACAAGTGGTGAAATTAAAAGATAGTTCATCGCTGTGTCATGTGAACAGCAGCATAATGCATATAAATGTTTGTACAACTCTTTAATATTGTGAGGTTTCCCTTCTTGTTGTTTATTCAACATTATCTTTGATGGTACTTACAATGAAGATCTAAGAGGGTTGGGGTCGATTAcattattcaattacaattacatcttcaattgtccatgtttaattacaactcagcttttttcccccaattacaattaaaattacaattgttatttttctcctgaaattcaattacagttatgttCACAATAACtaaaattcaaatttaaataaccaaaatgactgagcctgaaataaataatcacaaaaagaaagaaagaaaaagaagacatAACCCTGACccatacataattaagtaaaatactgttaataaataaggattaattacaattgcacacattacagtagaaaaaactacataaaataataataataataataataataataataatacagatgtacagatatatacaagacTCAAgaataaatttatttttgaGACTCTTGTCagatttgattaaaaatattccttcatttCAAATAGTTTAGGTCGATAATTTACTTATTTCCTTAACTTGCTTGTTGCTtcttttttagattttgcatAGCTATATTTACACATATTTACAGAGTTGTacattatttgtacatttgtttccTAAGGCAGACTTCTACTGTCTAAATTAGAAaacagaagaaggaaaaaattgATAGTGTCTTGCAAATATGCTAAACTGACTTTTATAAACTTGCATGTGTCTCTCTCTGCTGACCTCTGTGGCATTTGCTGTACTGTCCTACAAGGCAAATTCCACCCATCTGCTGAGTTCAAGCAAATGTTGAGATGTACTTTTTGAGATGTTATCTTCTTCCCTGCTTGTAATTCTTCGGCACACCACCAGCACCAGCACTTCAAAGGACCCTCAAATTACACGTTTGATACCAGAAATGGAAacagaaataatgtttttttttttttctgtgttttgccTTTTCAAAGACTGACTCAGTCATCGCACAACCTCACCATACACTGTGGCAGTGGCAGATGTGATAAATATACACTGCAGTTATTTATGTTTCAAAGGCAGCAGTGTAAACATGtttctacccccccccccccaactccCCTTCCCCAGCCCACCTCCTACTGCTATTATTGCAGATGCTGTCCCTGCTGCGTTTGTTTCTGCTTCTGTTAGTTTCTACATTCcttcttaagttttttttttaatttatttttagtttttatcatcCTCGACCACCTCAGTCTTTGTGTTATTGATAATAGTCGGTTGTAACCTCTTTGTTTGGCTCCTGAAAAACTGTTATAAACCTTAAGGGAACATTCgaaacattgattttaataataaatgattgcaTTTTTATAGGAAACATGGAATTTATTACAGTAATTGATAGTTGCTTCATCCTAACTAAAAGCTGAAGCATTATtgacctctagtggtgacaTTTGAAATAGTTGAGACACGTTCACTTTAAGGCTCAATGCTTTCAAGTCAATTTATGGCACCTTAAACAGCAagtgtaaaaaatataaaatgtttatgGAGGTAtaattgtgtctttattattcaatcaaacaGAAAACggatttgcaaaaaaaaaaaaaaagaaaagaaaaaagatttgcaaacaaaaataatggatatattttgtttttttaaatgctggttgtgtttacaaaataaaaaatttgttGTCATGAAGCCATACATTTTGTTtacgttttttgtgtttttgtttgcgtTTTCTAAGTTTCTGTTTGCATTTCTTGAAGTTTTGATTGCGGTTCAacttgtgggcggggcctcctccGGATGATGTTAGAAGTCTTTTTAATGGTCAGTTTCGAACGATGGTGCAACAATTATTGAGAAGGGTCTCGCTGCAGCCGCTACAAACCATGCATCGTACAAACCACGCGCCCGACAAAATACGCTCTATCGATCGCCCTGAGCCAATACCCAGACATAAACCTTTCCACTATCCTCAACCGCTTCCGCCTAAACTATTTTAGCAAATTTAGAACTTTGTAATActtatctgtttttttactaaccctaatgctgcgtcttctgcggcacccgACGCGTCTGCTGCACGAAACGTTCCACAGgtttcgcaggatcaaaaaatgtccccattcactTTGCGCGTTTGAAgcaaagcaccgcccaccagtgacacatgcgactcggtgagtttcactgaatgctgaagcgaggagctgtactcctttttctcctctcatgaacataaaccaccagGGAAAAAAGCCGATGTGAtgagcggctaatgctatcctagctcagtgctacagagggAAATTTGACCTGCCATTACCACctctcgctgattctcctccacgccaaatccttcctagtccggtcccggttttaaggccgtgtcatacagctccaggtggtcattttctcttgcgaatgtgcaaatatgacaaaaattgGGAgggcgctcgcacggccaacgctcttgacgtgcGGAAAGATTTCGCCTCTGGGCcgcgtctatccattgactttgtatgtaatctggtcgcacAAACATTTCGTGACGTatctggtgtgaacgcagcattagcctaACCCTAACTGATACTGCCTCCACTTTTATGGCAAGTTTGGAGAACTTTGCAATACTTACCTTCCTtttttactaaccctaaccctaacctctaCCGCCTCCACTTTTTTGCTAAATTCGAGGTtacattgaaaaattgcttCACCGGCCACCGTCACACATGTGGTTTTTTAATGGTGCCGCAAATTAAGATATTGCTTGTGTGGGCGTAGTTTGTAGGGGGCATCGCTTGTACTGTACCCGCGGCTGCAGTTGGATATACTCTCAATtaatcagaagaagaagattaTGCTCTCACGAGAGCAAAACTTGGAGAGTTTAGTTATATCCAATGCTTTTGTctcacatttacagatattgtaatCAGACATTAGCAAGCATTAGGCATGTTTCTTAGCGCTAATTGCTTGTCTAGTCTTTGGTATCGTCCGAGCGGTAACAGGGACGAGACGACGTAACAGTTTGCTTAAGTTCAGAGATCGGGTTAGTCatgaattaatatttaattacaaatacgttgtttttgttgttgttttatgtctaGGAAACCAGTATAAAGCTTTGAGAAAAAGCGCGATAATAAATCCAATacattgtaattattataaataagcAGGTTGACACTGCGTACCTAGACAATGACAGCAGTAACTTTATTCATATaacatacacacttttttttacaacGACTGCATGTTTGCTATCGTTATCTACAATGGATTAGTGCAGGCATTCAGTGGAAACAGACTTACTGACATGGTTATCATTTGCGTTGCAGGAAATGCTTATTATTGTGTTAATATCAGCCAGGGTTggggggtcaattataattgtaattgcataattaacaattaattacaattatgacgtaattataattgaaattggaaaaatataTCACTCTTGTAAACgccatttaattgtaattgagttcagataacgcactttgtcattgtaattggcatggaaattctattaaaTGCCATTTACAAGAGTAAACGGCATTTaatatcataagagatgctaacagaacgctAATGGTCACGTTTTCATGgcgttatttattaaagactcagtaattgagaaagtGATTGTAGTTTACTTTcagagtaaaaataataattgtaatcggAAAAACAACGTAATCGTAGATCAGAATTAGAAATAGAAATGCTTTATTTATCCTAGCGAGAGATTGTTTAAATGAGTTGACTgttaacatggataattgaagaagtaattgtaattttaaaatgtaattgactccaaccctgacatcagcATGATCTCCTAAAAAAGCTCTTTGGGCTACTCTAGTTGTGGCTTCCCATCGTCTCTCGGTGATGGAAATATTTCAATTTCTTTGATGATCCGATTTGCAATGATCTCATTGTTTGCTGAAACCATCCTGCGTGACATCAAATCGAATGGTCCCCCTGAATCAGGagagaaaatgttaaaaaaaacattcctgaATGATTGTGTTCTGTGAATACGCACCGTTAACGTCCAGGATAATTCCTCCTGCTTCTCTCACAATGACGGCTCCAGCAGCAATGTCCCAGCAGTGGATGCCGATCTCAAAGAAGGCCTCCACTGCCCCGCAGGCTACCAGACACATGTTGGTGGCTGCTGTCCCTGACCCTCTGAGCCTATCGGTGCACACAAATCACACATGACAGCTGAAGAGGCAGTAAAGGAGATGAAATCACTAAAAACATGACGCAGGGTTTTTGAGTTATTGCATCAGGGccaatgaaatgtattatttctgtctaactttacttttaaaactctcaaaacatacatttacgcAATTTCTATTTAAGGTGTTGGCTATAAAACAATCGTGGCACATTCATGTTTTGACCATTTATACGTGTTAAAACCtaagttcccaaagtggggtacgggtaccctcaagggtacacaaattgtcatatggagtacgtgaataaaaaataaaaacacttgacaacattaaaaactagaatataaatagagcagttaatgttaatggtaggttaatgctatggctaagttattgctaatgctaggtcaatattaatgccaatgctaggctaatgctattgctatggtaatgttaatgatgatgctaggttaatgttattgctaggttattgctaattgcttggctaatgttaatgctagcaaatgccaatgataggctaatgctgtGCGACGAGGGCCAGCACGTGCATcttcacttgcatttttttcacaaaatgcaaatattgtagttatcattattattatatgtaattcctcaacaggataggtaaaattcacattgtatataacattacattatgatgtttttgttgttttttttaatgaatttcatTAATTTCAGAGCAGATTGTTACGAGCTGTATTTGTCAACACTGACTTAGAATTagtaatcaatatttttatgtcatgtaaagtgaatatacattttattgtgtTCACAGTTGCTAgacaaaacacaattaaaaaagtTGTTTCTTGCTGCAGGTTTACCATGTTAATTGCATTAGACTTTATAGTGTAACCCTGCAATGTAACCaatttaaaagtgttttatacaaaaactattgattgtaatttttaattcaatgctcagaatttttttcatttctattttgaatggaaaaatatgtgaaaatatAAGGGTTAAAGTGCTGAGCACCTGTATGTATATTATTCCAGACAGTATCAAAGTGAATTAGCACTACTCtaactaatgctaacatgtatcaACGATTTCAACAACTTTAATCGGCAGCTCTTCAAATCAGTTGCAGTGTTAtggttaaagaaataaaaaataaaaaaaatacatactgtatataataacaCACCGCATGCTTTCTGATATCTGTCCAGGATGCACCCAGAGAAGTAAGGTGACGccgatgctaatgctaatgctactttTACGGTTGATAATATTGTCATAACCTAGAtgctaaaaaatgacaacagtagcCTCTAAAGTTACTCAAACAATGGTTCCACAATGTTTGGTTAAGTTGTGACATGTTTTCAATGTTCCAAATGTCACAAACGTCACGTGCATCCTTCAACAGAAAAAGTTGCATAACATCACAGGTAAaattaatggattacaagtactcacgttactgtaattgagttgcttttatgggtacttgtacttctctgggtatatttctaaatccataattttacttgtacttaaggacattttaaaaaaaatggcaatgTTGTCACCCacaaagaattgtacattttgacaaaccctttattttctacagatgcctttgtggaaaataaataattgaagtTACAATTGTGCAACATCTCGTCTCTTTTTCTTTAAGTTtacacatgagatgtttaccgTATGTAAGGGAAGCGTggcaaaatgtattaccaaaaataaatgtggggggtgaaagaaactagtaacttttacttctaGTACTATTTAATagaactactttttacttgtacttaagtattttttgCATGACTTacctgtacttgtacttgagcataatttcaatcaagtaacagtacttctacttgagtagaacatatcagtactctttacacctctgcataacATTAGGTGTTCTTCTGCATGTAGGGCCACATTCTccggtctggacttaagcgcctttttacgcgcctgcagttacgtgcATTAGAGAATAGAGCCtgtaaagcagacatgggcaactggcggcacgggggccacatgtggccctcagactaATTTTTTTGCAGCCCCCAATGCAAATCCCcagaaattgtatttcaagaaggaatataaagcccgacataatagacaaaaaattccaaaaaatacacgttaaatgacaaaaaagacaaacacaacaaccacttataacaaaatgactccaaaaacacacaaaacatacaaCCCATTGCAGAATagttccaaagacacacaaactgtaaacaaaattacacaaaatgaaaaggaaattacataaaacaacaacaaaaatacagaaaatgcacAGATCGACAAGAAAAACGCAGAAAATGACACCGAGAACTCAAAAATctacaacaaaagcacacaatgactccaaaaacacacaaaacaccaacacaCTGCAGattagctccaaagacacacaaactgttcacaaaattacaggaaaatacagaaaacaacaagaacaaaaagacagaaagtgaccccaaaagtGCACAAATcggcaacaaaaatgcaaaaaattaaagagacatacacataattacaccagggacacaaaaaataacaaaaacacactaaatgaccaaaaactgaCAAGTTGTCAAAACCACAGAccaagacaaaaccctttttccCCCTGTATCAATGGTCTGATtggtgattattttaaatgctgacatgaatattgatcatttggccctcggatcagatacaatcacatgtttgtggccccagcTGTGATAGTGTTGCCCATGCCTGCCGTAAAGAATACTCGACTACAAAACGTGCTTAATGTTTACAAGTTAGTCACTATCTACAGTACTTTATGTCATGTAAAACCTCATTATGAAGACACCCAGACTACACAATGAGTGTTGTATCCACCTACCCGTGCACTGGAATACAAAGGATCTTTTGCATGGTGgagaagattttttttactttctctggAGATCGATCGGTTCCGTGCTCTGATATAATGATGGACTTTTTGATTTCTTCAAAGAGAGCAGGACACGGTGGTTACTGATGCTCACTCACAgtttgtggacgatgtttaacAATGTTTTTATACCTTTCACATCCGACACATAAATCGGTTCATCGTCGCAGAAAGCCCCTTGTCCCCGCCTGGCTTTGTACATCTTGTCCTCCATGCAGCTATACACCACACCAAACTCCAACTGAAATCAAATGTTCACACAACAATGAGCTATTTCTAGTGAAATCAGATACATCTAGCAAAGTGCACGATGCTGACACACCTCCTTATTGACAGCAAAGGCTATGGAAACAGCAACGAATGGGAACCTGAAAAGAAATCATCACAGAACCAAAAATgagctttttgttgttgttgtttttcattcctttgtatgtcatgtttttgtgaagATTTCAAACAAGATTTCTTATTCACTGAAATTACATAATTTACATTCTGTCTCAGGAAACAATGAATGTACCTGAGCGTAAACAAACTTTGCAGTTAGCTAACTCAGCGTTTAAGGTGTTTAAAGacatcttttttctttaacatATAGTTGCTGGATTTGGTTTTGCCAAGCACTGTATTCAAAAATAAGGTTTTATTTGTTCTGCAATTCCAATTTTAGTTATTGTACATCAAAGAATTGGGTTTGCAGTGATTTGTGAGGTGATTTTCAACAGTTTGATGAAAGAAATGTTGATTTCTGGATAGACACATAAATGGAACAAGATATTTCTTGCAATATCTCACCCATGGACAAAGTTTGTCGTGCCATCGACTGGGTCGATGATCCATGTCGGCTTATCAGTCAAAACACAGCTGTCCACTGTTGACTCCTCTCCAATGAAACTGCAGAAGCAAAGGGAAATAACAGCATAACATACAGAAGAAGACAATTTTAGGTTTTCTTGTTATCGGGCATGAAAGagcttttacaaatgtgtttgttgtgcgCTTGCATGCTGGGAGAATTGCCTCACCGATGGCAGCCTTCTCCAAATTTGCCTTTAAGAGCACTGAATATGATTTTCTCCACCCTCTGGTCGGTTTGGGTGACAAGATCCACAGAAGAGCTCTTTGTGTTGACTTTTATTTCACTGTCTCCAGCTTTtctaatttcctgaaaaaaagaaaagaaaagacattaaccataatttaatcacctcaatgatttaaaaataataaaaaaaaacataactttaaaaggtccagtattatgctatttttca from Gouania willdenowi chromosome 20, fGouWil2.1, whole genome shotgun sequence includes:
- the LOC114454444 gene encoding inositol monophosphatase 1-like — translated: MEDKWQEAYEFAVEVARKAGAEIRKAGDSEIKVNTKSSSVDLVTQTDQRVEKIIFSALKGKFGEGCHRFIGEESTVDSCVLTDKPTWIIDPVDGTTNFVHGFPFVAVSIAFAVNKELEFGVVYSCMEDKMYKARRGQGAFCDDEPIYVSDVKEIKKSIIISEHGTDRSPEKVKKIFSTMQKILCIPVHGLRGSGTAATNMCLVACGAVEAFFEIGIHCWDIAAGAVIVREAGGIILDVNGGPFDLMSRRMVSANNEIIANRIIKEIEIFPSPRDDGKPQLE